In Nitratireductor mangrovi, the genomic window CGCTCGCCGATGGCGTGTCGGTCAACATCACCACAGACAATTTCCGTCTCGGCACGATCCTGTCCGACTACCTGTTCGAGGCGCTGGGCGGCGAAGGCGATATCGTCAAGTTCTTCCATTCGGCGCATCCCGGCGTGCGCCAGCGGGAACTCGCGCTGGACGAGGCGCTGGGGAAGAACGACGGCATCAAGGTGATCGCCGAGCATTACGTCCAGGTTCCGGGACCGATCGACAATGCCCGCCAGGCGATGGAGACCTTCGTGCGCCAGTATAGCGCCGACATCGACGGCGTGTGGGCCGCCTGGGACGAGCCGGCGATCGGCGCTCTGCTGGCGATCCAAAGCGATCTGCCGGATTCGGCGGCGCTGATCGCCGGCATCGACGGCAATCCGCAGGCCGTGGACCTGATCCGCCAGTGCACCAACCTGATCGCAACCGTCAGGCAGGATTTCGCCGGCATCGCCAGCAAGGCCGTTGAGCAGATCGGCGCGATCATGGAGGGGCAGCAGCCGGCCGAACGCGAAATCTTCGTGGACGCTACGGTGATCGACCGCGCAAGCCTCGGCGTCAGCTGCGAATAGCCTGCGGACCATGCTCGAAATCCGCGGCCTCACGAAGCGTTTTGGCGGCATCGTGGCGCTTGACGGCGTCGCGATGTCCGTCGCGCGGGGCCGGGTCCACGCCCTGTTGGGCGAAAACGGGGCCGGCAAGTCCACCCTGTTCAAGTGCCTGTCGGGCGTCCATGCACCCGATGCCGGCGAGATGTTCCTCGACGGCCGGCCTTTCGCCCCCCAAAGCCCGATCGCGGCAGAAACGGCCGGTCTCAGATTCGTGCATCAGGAGTTGAACCTTGTGCCCGGCTTCTCCGCCTTCGAAAACGCTTTCGTCGGGCGCCGGTACCCGCGCCGGGCCGGCCTCATCGATTGGCGCGCCATGCGGCGCCGGTTTGCCGGCATCCGCGACCGCTACGGGCTCGACGTCGACATCGACGTGCCGGTCGGTCGCCTGTCGACGGCGAAATGCCAGCTGGTCGAAATCCTGCGCGCGCTGATGGACGAAGCGAGGCTGCTCGTCCTGGACGAGCCGACGGCTTCGCTGAGCGAGGCGGAGGCCGAGACGCTGCACGGCATCGTCCGGCGTCTCGCCGCGCATGGCTGCGCCATGATCTTCGTGTCGCACCGGCTGGACGAGGTGTTCGCCGTGGCGGACGAATACACCGTGTTGCGCAACGGCCGCTCGGTCGGCAGCGGCACGATGAAGCAGATCGACCGGGACGGTATCGTGGCCCTGATGGCCGGCGAAGGGTTTCGCCAGGAGGATGCCTCCGGCGCGATCAACACTGGCGCGGCGGTCCTTCAACTCTCGGATATCCGCCCTTCGCCGGTGCGCGCCGGCGTCGACATGTCGGTCGCCGCCGGGGAAATCGTCGGCCTCTACGGCATTGTCGGCAGCGGGCGGTCCAGCCTGCTCAAGACGATCTGGGGCGCCAACCCGCTGGCATCCGGCGAGATCCGGATCGACGGATCGAGGCTTCCAGCGATGGGGATTGGCGAGCGTATCAGAGCCGGCGTCGCCTACGTGCCCGAGGATCGGCGCACCAAGGGGTTGGTCATGCACCATCCCATCCTCGACAACGCGCTACTGCCGAGCCTGTCGCGATACCGGGTCGCCGGCTTCCTGCCGGTGGTGAACTGGCGCGCCGCGCGCATCGGCGCCCGCGCCATGCTGTCGGAGCGCAACGTCAAATACGGCCGGTTGACCGACCCGGTCTCCACCCTTTCGGGAGGAAACCAGCAAAAGGTGATGATCGGGCGCTGGCTTGCCGGCGACACGCGCCTTTTCCTGCTCGACGAGCCGACGCGCGGCGTCGACGTCCGCTCCAAGGCGGAAATCCACGCCCTATGCCGGCGGCTCGCCGAGAATGGTGCCGCCGTCGTCCTTGTCACCAGCGATATCGAGGAACTCCTGATGCTCGCCACGCGCATCGTGGTGATGGCGCAAGGACGCGTCACGCTCGACATGGCCAATCAGGGTCTCGAACGCCAGACCATCCTCGGCGCCACGTTCAGCGCCGAGAGGCAGCGCGTGGCGATGAGGACCGTCCCGTGAGCGCCATTTCCCGGTTTGGCACGCTGCTCGGGCTGATAGCGATCGTCGCGCTGTTTTCGGCGCTGTCGCCCGGCTCCTTCGCGCAGGCCTCCAACCTGATCAACATCACCCAGCAGATGTCGCTGCTGGCGATCGTGGCGCTCGGCGCGACCTTCGTCATGTCGCTGTCGGAGTTCGACCTGTCGGTCGGCGCGGTGGTGTCGATGTCCGGCATCGTTTCGGTCAGCCTGTTCGCCCTCGGGTGGGGGATCGTTCCGACCATCGCGATCACCCTTTTGGCCGGCTTCGCGGTCGGCTGCGCCAGCGGCTTCCTGATCGCGACATGGCGCATGCCGAGCTTCATCATGACGCTGGCAATGGGCACCATCATCGGCGGCATCACCTTCTGGGCCAGCGGCGGCGCCACGCTGTTCGGCAGCATACCCGACGGTTTCCGCAACCTGGGGCGCGGCTACCTGGCAGGCATACCCGTGCTCACGCTGTGGGCCCTGACCACAACGGTATTCGCCGCGCTGGTACTCGACCACACCGAACCCGGCCGGCGCATGCTGGCGATCGGCGGCAACAGGGAAGCAGCCCGCCTCACCGGCGTCAGGATCGTGCCTACATCGGTCCTCGCCTTCGGCCTATGCACTTTACTTGCGGCGCTCGCCGGCCTGCTTTTGACCGCGCGCCTGGGCAGCGCGCATCCGACCGGCGGCGCCGGCTTTCTGCTCCAGGCCTATGCCGCGGTGTTCCTCGGCATGACCGCGTTTCGCGACGGGCAGCCAAACGCGGCCGGCACGCTGGTGGGTGCCGCCATCATCGCAGTCGTGGCGAACGGGCTGACCATCCTCGGCGTCCCGAACTATCTGCAGGACATCTTCACCGGCCTCATCATCATCGGCGCGGTGCTGGTGCGCAATATCGGACACTCGGAGCGATGAAACACTTGCCGGAGGCCTCAGCACACGAGCGTGTCGCCAGCGCCATGATCTCCGAACTCGCGAGCGGCCTGTGGCGCGCCGGCGACCATCTACCGGCCGAACTGGAACTGGCGGCCTTTTACAAGGTCGGGCGGCGCACCGTGCGCAAGGCACTCGCGGTGCTGGAGCGGCAGGGGCTCGTCGTCAAGAACCAGGGGCGCCGGACGCTGTTTCGCGGCAGGTCGATTTCGCGCCTGCGCGAGACGGTGGAGGACTTTCCGACGGCCGCGCGCAGGGCCGGCTTCGTGCCCTCTACCCGGGTGGCCGAGTTCGCCCGTATCGCCGCCGGTCTTACCGAGGCACGGGCCTTGTCGCTGCCGCTCGGCGCGCCGGTTGCCGAGATCTGGCGCTTGAGGCTTCTGGACGGGCGGGTCGCAGTCTGCCAGCGCTCGGTGCTTCCCGACGAGATCGCAAGCCGCGTTCCGCGCTCGCGACTGAGCCACGGATCGCTCTACGCGGCGCTGCGCGAACATGCCGGCGTGGGCGAACTGTTCGTCGCGAGCGAGCAATTGGCGACGTCGCAGGCATCCGAACTCGAAGCACGGCACGCGAGGATCGAACCGGGACGCAGCGTCGTCCGCATGGCCCGCGTGGTGGCGGACGCGCCTTGCCGCTTGGTCGAATATTCGAACGTCATCTTCCTGGACCGCAGCTACCACTATGCCGTCGTCTAGAGCGTTTCAGGCCTGACGCACCTGCTGTCCCCATCACTCGGGAAGCACTCGCCGCGATATTTCCCGTTTCACTGCTGCGTGCTTGCGGCATCCTGGCGCAATCGGCAGCGTCAAGTCGCATATTCACGCCGCCACGGCTGGCTATGGCAGCGTGTAAGCGGTTTTGACGGTGGTGTAGAACTCGGCGGCGTAGCGCCCCTGCTCGCGCGGGCCGTAGCTGGAGCCTTTGCGGCCTCCGAAAGGGACATGATAGTCGACGCCGGCCGTCGGCAAGTTGACCATCACCATGCCGGCCTCGGCGTTGCGCCGGAAATGCGAAGCGTATTTGAGGCTCGTCGTGCAGATGCCGGAGGACAGGCCGAAGGGCGTGTCGTTGGCGGCAGCAAGCGCCTCTTCGTAGTCCTTGACCCGCTGGACGCTGGCGACCGGACCGAAAATCTCCTCGCGATTGATGCGCATCTCGGGCGTGGTATCGGTGAAGAGCGCCGGCTGCAGGTAGAAGCCCGGGTTTTCCCGGTTCAGCCGCTCGCCGCCGAAGGCAAGCGTCGCCCCTTCCTCTCGTCCAATGTCGATAGGAAATGTCCTGATCGAGCTGGCCCTGGTCGACCACCGGCCCGATATGGGTGCCGGCCTTCAAGGCGTCGTCGACGACGAGGCCCTTCAGCTTTTCGGTGACAGCCGCGACAAAGCGGTCGTGGATGCCGTCCGTCACAACGAGGCGCGAGGAAGCGGTGCAGCGCTGGCCGGTGGAGAAGAAGGCGCCGTTGACGGCACAGTCGACCGCAATACCAAGGTCGGCATCGTCGAGCACAACCAGCGGGTTCTTGCCGCCCATCTCGAGCTGGAATTTCTTCATCTGTCCGACGCAGGCGGCCGCGACCTTCTTGCCGGTCGCGACCGAGCCGGTGAAGGTGACGGCGTCGACGCGCGGATCGTTCAGGATGGCGTCGCCGACAACCGCGCCGCGGCCCATGACAAGGTTGAAAGCGCCCTCCGGCACGCCGGCGCGCACGATGATGTCGGCAGCGCCCAGGCCGAACCCGGCACGAGTTCGGCTGGCTTGAAGACCACGGTGTTGCCGTAGGCGAGCGCCGGCGCGATCTTCCAGGCCGGTATCGCGACCGGAAAATTCCACGGCGTGATGATACCCACCACACCGACCGGCTCGCGCGTCAGTTCGACATCGATGCCCGGCCGCGTCGAGGCCAGCTTCTCGCCCGAAAGCCGCAGCACCTCGCCGGCGAAGAAGTCGAATATCTGCGCGGCGCGCATCACCTCGCCAACGCCTTCGCCAAGCGTCTTGCCCTCCTCGCGCGAAAGCAGCCGGCCGAGTTCGTCCTTGCGCGCAAGGATCTCGCTCGACACCTTCTGGAGGATATCGTGGCGCTGCTGGATGCCCGAGCGCGACCAGGCGGGAAAGGCGGCGCGGGCCGCGGCGATCGCCTCAAGCGCCTGCTCGCGGTCGGCGCGCGCATATTCGCCGATCACATCGCCGGTGTTCGACGGGTTGACGTTGTCCTGCGCCTCGGCGCCTTCCGCCCAGCGTCCGGCGATGAAGTTGTGATGAATGGTCATTGTTCGGCGGCGTTCCCGTTTCAGATCAGCCCGGCCCCTGCCAGATCGCGCATCAGGTGACTGGCGCTATAGCGCCACGCAGGGCAACCCGTCGAGAGTTCGACGCGGTTTACAAGCGCTCCAAGACGCTCGGAAGAAATGGTGACGATGTCCCCGGTCTTGTGCGTGAAGCCCTTGCCCGCCTCGCCGCGGTCTTTCACCGGGGCGAACATCGTGCCGAGATAGAGTACCATCCCGTCCGGATATTGATGGTGGTCTCCCATCGCGGCAGCCACCAGTTCCTCGGGCGAGCGACTGATCTCGGCCATCGAGCTTTCACCCTCAAGCACGAAGCCGTCCTCGCCTTCGACACGCAACCCAACTATGGCCTGCTTCACGTCGGCGAGCGAATAGCCGGCATCAAACAGACGAATGAAGGGTCCGAGCGAGGCCGACGCATTGTTGTCCTTGGCCTTGCCGAGGAGCAGCGCCGAGCGGCCTTCGACGTCGCGGAGATTGACGTCGTTGCCGAGCGTGGCGCCGACGATCCGTCCGTCGCTGGCGGCGATGACGGCGACCTCGGGCTCCGGATTGTTCCATGTCGAAACGGGATGCAGCCCGACATCGGCACCGAAACCCACCGAGGCCATCGGCTGGCATTTGGTGAAAATCTCGGCGTCGGGGCCGATCCCGACCTCCAGATATTGCGACCACGCCCCCCGCTCGATGAGTTTCGACTTGATTGCCATCGCCTCCGGTGAACCGGGTTTCAGCGTCGAGAGATCGTCGCCGATCAGCCCGGCAATGTCGGCGCGGATCGCTTCCGCTTTTCCGGGATCCCCCCGCGCCTGTTCCTCGATCACCCGTTCCAGCAGACTGACGACGAAGGTGACGCCCGAGGCCTTCACCGCTTGCAGATCGACAGGCGAAAGCAGGAACGGGCGCGAAGGATCGGTGCGCGCGGCCACGCTGTTCGCCGCGATCTCCGAGAGGCTGCCCAGGCTTCTGCCCTCGGCCCCAGCCACATACGCGGTCGGGTCCTCCAGTTCGCAGAGGTCGCGCACGGTCGGCGCAGCGCGGGCGGTGATGTCGACAATTTCGCTGCCACGCACTGCGACGACGACCGGATGCGCGCGGTCGGGTGTCCGCGCGCGCCCGACAAAAACGCCGTCCTGAGGCAGATCGATCGCAAAAGACATGTGTTATCCCTTAGCGGCGCTTGAAGACGGGTGCACGCTTTTCCTTGAACGCGGCCCGGCTTTCGAGGGCATCCTCCGTTGCAAAACAGATCGTCTGGAGGTCGCGCTCGTATTCAATGGCCTTCTCCGGGGGCATCGTATGCGCCGCCCTGAGATTGAGCTTTGCCGTTTCCGCGGCGATCGGCGCCCGCGCGGCGATGGTCCCGGCAATCTCTCGAGCACGCACCATGAGGTCTGAAAGACAAATCCGTCATCGGGACGCGTGAAGGCGTCCCGCTGGCCAGGTGGAAGGCAAACCTGTTGGCGATCGGATAGCTGACAAACATTTCTTTCGCCGACGAACTCTGCCTTACTACCCTAGCCGCCGCAATCCCTCTGCAGCCTATCGATGCTTCGTCAACCTGGCACGCGGACTGGCTGCGAAAGCTCGAAAACGACTCGCACGTCACCAGGCCGGGCGCTAAGGGACGCGTAGCGCTATATGCCCGCACCTTCCCGGTAACCGGTCAGGAAGGCGGTGAGATTGTCGCCCAGCGAATCGCAAAGATAGCCCCCTTCCTGGACTATGACGGCGGGCATGCCGATGCTGGCGCAGCGTCGCCCGATCTGCCGGAATCCGGCCGTGGTTACGGACAGGCCGCCGAAGGGGTCGCCCTCGAAGGCATCCAGACCCAATGCGAACACGACAGCGCCCGGCGCAAACGAGGCGACGCGGCTCAATGCCGCGTCGAGCGTGTCCAGGAAGATCTCATCGCCGGAGCCGCGCGGCAATGGCAGGTTGTGGTTATAGCCCAGACCGGCGCCTTCACCTCGTTCGGAAGCGTACCCCCAGAAGAACGGATAGAAGCGTTCCGGATCGGCATGAAGGGAAACCGTCAGCACGTCGGAGCGGGCGTAGAAGATACCTTGCGTGCCGTTGCCGTGATGCAGATCGATGTCGACGATCGCGACGCGCTCGTGAACGCCGCGCAGCACCTGCGCTGTTATCGCCGAATTGTTGAGAAAGCAGAAGCCGCCCGCCAGGTCGGCGAAGGCGTGGTGACCAGGTGGGCGGCTGAGTGCGTAGACAGCCCGCTCTCCATCGCGGACCATGGCGGCCGCCTCGGCGGCTGTCTGTGCGCTCCAGTAAACCGATTCCCAGGTCCGCTCCGATATCGGACAGGCCGTGTCGGTCATGTGATATCCGGCCTGGCCGACAGCGGAGCGCGGATAGGAGAAGTCGCGGCGGTCGGGGTGGATGTTCGGGACCACCTCGGCGGATGCGTCTGAGATGCGCTGCCAGCGTGCATAGATCGTCTCCAGGAAGCGCAGATATTCGGGGGTGTGGACAGCGGCAGCTGGCGCCAGCCCATGATCTCGTGGCTCGGTTCGCTCAAGACCGGCAGCTGTCGCCCCTGCGAGCAGCCGCTCGGCGCGCTCCGGCACTTCCGGGTTCGGCTGCGGCGCACCCGACGACAGGAAGTGCTTCGGATCGTGTTGGCGTTGGATCTCGTGAAAGACGAATTTCATGCTGCTCCCGCCCGTTGCAGAATTGGCTAGTCAGAAGGCGACACGGTCGCCGCCCTTGAGATCCAGCATGGCGCGCGCCTCATGCGGAGCCGCGATCGTAAAGCCCATCTCCTCAAGGATGCGGCGGATACGGGCCACCTGATGCGCATTGTCCGGGGCGAGACCGCGCCCTTTGCCGTCCGTCAGGTTGTCCTCCAGTCCGACACGGACATTGCCGCCCAGCAGGGCGCCCATCGTTCCGAGCCGCATCTGGTGACGTCCCGCCGCCAGCACCGAGAAGCGGTAGCTGTCCGCCAGCAGGCGGTCGGCGGTCGCCTTCATGAACACGAGCGCCTCCGGGCTCGCGTCGATCCCGCCCAGTATGCCCAGCACGAACTGGACGAACACCGGCGGCCGGATCAGGCCCTGCTTCAGATAGTAGGCGACGGTCTGGAGATGGCCCGCGTCGTAGCATTCGAATTCGAACCGGGTGCCGCATCCATCTCCCAGTTCAGACAGAATGTGCTCGATGTCTGCGAAGGTGTTCTTGAACACCACGTCACGGGTTGCCTCGAGGAAGCCCTGCTCCCACTCGTGCTTCCAGCTGTCGAACCGCCCGGCAAGCGGGAAGATGCCGAAATTCATGGATCCCATGTTGAGCGAGCACATTTCCGGCTTTGCGGCCAATGCCGGCGCGAGGCGTTCTGCAAGACTCATCTGCGACGAGCCTCCCGTCGATATGTTCACGACGGCGTCGGTCTGCTGGCGGATACGCGGCAGGAATCCCTCGAAGTGGGCAATCTCAGCGCTCGGTTTGCCGGTCCGCGGGTCGCGCGCGTGAAGATGCAGCACCGAGGCCCCGGCCTCGGTCGCTCCGACCGCCTGCTCCACCATCTCGTCGGCAGTCACCGGCAGGTTAGGGCTCATCGTCGGCGTGTGGATCGAACCTGTCAGGGCACAGGTCAGGATCACAGGGTCAGCCATGATCAGTGGTTTCCGCGCGGCAGGTCCAGGCGGTCGGAAAAGGCGTCGAGACTGGCGGTGAGCACCTCCATGATCTCGCCGACCTGCTCGCGGCTTGTGATCAACGGCGGGCAGACCATGAAGTGGTCTCCCTCCAGACCGCCGCGGGTTCGCCTCGAGTAGATGATCAGTCCGCGCGAATAGGCTTCCTCGACGAGGTGGATGTGGGCATCAATCTCTCTTGGCAGTGGCGTCATGAACTCGGGGTCGGACACCAGCTCGAAGGCCAGCAACAGTCCCTTGCCGCGAACGTCGCCGATAAAGGGGTAACGCGCCTTCAGGCCACTCAGTTCGGCCATGAGAAGATCGCCCACCTCGCGGGCGTTGGCACACAATTCAAGGCGCTCGATCTCCTCCAGAACGGCCAGGCCGGCCGCGCAGGCAAGGGGATTGCCGGCATAGGTGTAGCCATGCACGAAACCGCCCGCCGCGA contains:
- a CDS encoding sugar ABC transporter substrate-binding protein, whose translation is MRKTLSMLAGLTMLQLSAAHAEDVAVLTPYLSSVATNEMVETFTSEAGAKGWTVNVVDTRGDFQQLASRVEDVTNAGVSAIVLVSVDPNQIGDQVAAAAAKGISVVALDGALADGVSVNITTDNFRLGTILSDYLFEALGGEGDIVKFFHSAHPGVRQRELALDEALGKNDGIKVIAEHYVQVPGPIDNARQAMETFVRQYSADIDGVWAAWDEPAIGALLAIQSDLPDSAALIAGIDGNPQAVDLIRQCTNLIATVRQDFAGIASKAVEQIGAIMEGQQPAEREIFVDATVIDRASLGVSCE
- a CDS encoding sugar ABC transporter ATP-binding protein, which produces MLEIRGLTKRFGGIVALDGVAMSVARGRVHALLGENGAGKSTLFKCLSGVHAPDAGEMFLDGRPFAPQSPIAAETAGLRFVHQELNLVPGFSAFENAFVGRRYPRRAGLIDWRAMRRRFAGIRDRYGLDVDIDVPVGRLSTAKCQLVEILRALMDEARLLVLDEPTASLSEAEAETLHGIVRRLAAHGCAMIFVSHRLDEVFAVADEYTVLRNGRSVGSGTMKQIDRDGIVALMAGEGFRQEDASGAINTGAAVLQLSDIRPSPVRAGVDMSVAAGEIVGLYGIVGSGRSSLLKTIWGANPLASGEIRIDGSRLPAMGIGERIRAGVAYVPEDRRTKGLVMHHPILDNALLPSLSRYRVAGFLPVVNWRAARIGARAMLSERNVKYGRLTDPVSTLSGGNQQKVMIGRWLAGDTRLFLLDEPTRGVDVRSKAEIHALCRRLAENGAAVVLVTSDIEELLMLATRIVVMAQGRVTLDMANQGLERQTILGATFSAERQRVAMRTVP
- a CDS encoding ABC transporter permease, which encodes MSAISRFGTLLGLIAIVALFSALSPGSFAQASNLINITQQMSLLAIVALGATFVMSLSEFDLSVGAVVSMSGIVSVSLFALGWGIVPTIAITLLAGFAVGCASGFLIATWRMPSFIMTLAMGTIIGGITFWASGGATLFGSIPDGFRNLGRGYLAGIPVLTLWALTTTVFAALVLDHTEPGRRMLAIGGNREAARLTGVRIVPTSVLAFGLCTLLAALAGLLLTARLGSAHPTGGAGFLLQAYAAVFLGMTAFRDGQPNAAGTLVGAAIIAVVANGLTILGVPNYLQDIFTGLIIIGAVLVRNIGHSER
- a CDS encoding GntR family transcriptional regulator; this translates as MKHLPEASAHERVASAMISELASGLWRAGDHLPAELELAAFYKVGRRTVRKALAVLERQGLVVKNQGRRTLFRGRSISRLRETVEDFPTAARRAGFVPSTRVAEFARIAAGLTEARALSLPLGAPVAEIWRLRLLDGRVAVCQRSVLPDEIASRVPRSRLSHGSLYAALREHAGVGELFVASEQLATSQASELEARHARIEPGRSVVRMARVVADAPCRLVEYSNVIFLDRSYHYAVV
- a CDS encoding fumarylacetoacetate hydrolase family protein; the protein is MSFAIDLPQDGVFVGRARTPDRAHPVVVAVRGSEIVDITARAAPTVRDLCELEDPTAYVAGAEGRSLGSLSEIAANSVAARTDPSRPFLLSPVDLQAVKASGVTFVVSLLERVIEEQARGDPGKAEAIRADIAGLIGDDLSTLKPGSPEAMAIKSKLIERGAWSQYLEVGIGPDAEIFTKCQPMASVGFGADVGLHPVSTWNNPEPEVAVIAASDGRIVGATLGNDVNLRDVEGRSALLLGKAKDNNASASLGPFIRLFDAGYSLADVKQAIVGLRVEGEDGFVLEGESSMAEISRSPEELVAAAMGDHHQYPDGMVLYLGTMFAPVKDRGEAGKGFTHKTGDIVTISSERLGALVNRVELSTGCPAWRYSASHLMRDLAGAGLI
- a CDS encoding histone deacetylase family protein; the encoded protein is MKFVFHEIQRQHDPKHFLSSGAPQPNPEVPERAERLLAGATAAGLERTEPRDHGLAPAAAVHTPEYLRFLETIYARWQRISDASAEVVPNIHPDRRDFSYPRSAVGQAGYHMTDTACPISERTWESVYWSAQTAAEAAAMVRDGERAVYALSRPPGHHAFADLAGGFCFLNNSAITAQVLRGVHERVAIVDIDLHHGNGTQGIFYARSDVLTVSLHADPERFYPFFWGYASERGEGAGLGYNHNLPLPRGSGDEIFLDTLDAALSRVASFAPGAVVFALGLDAFEGDPFGGLSVTTAGFRQIGRRCASIGMPAVIVQEGGYLCDSLGDNLTAFLTGYREGAGI
- a CDS encoding 3-keto-5-aminohexanoate cleavage protein; amino-acid sequence: MADPVILTCALTGSIHTPTMSPNLPVTADEMVEQAVGATEAGASVLHLHARDPRTGKPSAEIAHFEGFLPRIRQQTDAVVNISTGGSSQMSLAERLAPALAAKPEMCSLNMGSMNFGIFPLAGRFDSWKHEWEQGFLEATRDVVFKNTFADIEHILSELGDGCGTRFEFECYDAGHLQTVAYYLKQGLIRPPVFVQFVLGILGGIDASPEALVFMKATADRLLADSYRFSVLAAGRHQMRLGTMGALLGGNVRVGLEDNLTDGKGRGLAPDNAHQVARIRRILEEMGFTIAAPHEARAMLDLKGGDRVAF